Proteins encoded within one genomic window of Streptomyces taklimakanensis:
- a CDS encoding MbtH family protein produces the protein MTNPFENEDGTYLVLVNDENQHSLWPTWIEVPEGWTTVHGEDSRAGCLEYIERNWTDIRPAGLTASLERR, from the coding sequence ATGACGAATCCCTTCGAGAACGAGGACGGCACCTATCTGGTGCTCGTCAACGACGAGAACCAGCACTCGCTGTGGCCCACCTGGATCGAGGTGCCCGAGGGCTGGACCACGGTCCACGGCGAGGACAGCCGTGCGGGCTGCCTGGAGTACATCGAGCGGAACTGGACCGACATCAGGCCCGCCGGCCTGACGGCCTCCCTCGAGCGGCGGTGA
- a CDS encoding cytochrome P450, whose amino-acid sequence MVTTTVGPSVNLSDPGLWSRPDLPELVDGLRRESPVHRTETETDGPVWSVLTYELSAQVLRDTTVYSSEGGSLLGTGPARPAGSGRMMALCDPPRHRALRAPAVPFFSPQGVRGAARGIDELADAIVRQAVERREVDLVQMVSALPLEVMCDLLDVPGQDREMVRNVCDLAFLGRAPEERRAGHQRLIPYLMHQVMRRRADPGDDLISAVAHHRVGGRLLPVEDVVLNLDNIVVGGVQTVRHTAATALLALVERPVLWQRLVDGTAETGAAVDELLRWTSVGLHTLRTVTRNTELGGFRFAAGDRVVPWLWAANRDPAVYERPHEIEFGRSPNRHLALGLGAHYCIGAPLAKAELGALFSAVLERTERIERVGPPRYNGSLINFGLDSCPVRLTPRRPTPRRRNFRRPA is encoded by the coding sequence GTGGTCACCACGACAGTCGGCCCGAGCGTCAATCTGAGCGATCCCGGCCTGTGGTCCCGGCCCGACCTGCCGGAGCTCGTCGACGGGTTGCGGCGCGAGTCCCCGGTGCACCGCACCGAGACCGAGACCGACGGGCCCGTCTGGTCCGTACTGACCTACGAGTTGTCCGCGCAGGTGCTGCGGGACACCACGGTCTACAGTTCCGAGGGCGGTTCGCTGCTGGGCACCGGCCCCGCCCGGCCCGCCGGTTCCGGCCGGATGATGGCGCTGTGCGACCCGCCCCGACACCGTGCGCTGCGGGCCCCGGCCGTGCCGTTCTTCTCCCCGCAGGGGGTGCGCGGCGCCGCCCGCGGCATCGACGAGCTGGCCGACGCCATCGTCCGGCAGGCGGTGGAGCGGCGCGAGGTGGACCTCGTGCAGATGGTGTCGGCGCTGCCGCTGGAGGTGATGTGCGATCTGCTCGACGTACCGGGTCAGGACCGTGAGATGGTCCGGAACGTCTGCGACCTGGCGTTCCTGGGCCGCGCCCCCGAGGAGCGCCGCGCCGGCCACCAGCGGTTGATCCCCTACCTGATGCACCAGGTGATGCGGCGCCGCGCCGACCCCGGGGACGACCTCATCAGCGCCGTGGCCCACCACCGGGTCGGCGGGCGGCTGCTGCCGGTGGAGGACGTGGTCCTCAACCTGGACAACATCGTGGTGGGCGGGGTGCAGACGGTCCGGCACACCGCCGCGACGGCGTTGCTGGCGCTCGTCGAACGCCCGGTGCTGTGGCAGCGGTTGGTCGACGGCACAGCCGAGACGGGAGCGGCCGTGGACGAGCTGTTGCGCTGGACCTCGGTGGGCCTGCACACCCTGCGCACGGTCACCCGGAACACCGAACTGGGCGGCTTCCGCTTCGCCGCGGGCGACCGGGTGGTGCCCTGGCTCTGGGCGGCCAACCGCGACCCGGCCGTCTACGAGCGTCCTCACGAGATCGAGTTCGGCCGCTCCCCCAACCGGCACCTGGCGCTCGGCCTGGGCGCCCACTACTGCATCGGCGCGCCGCTGGCGAAGGCGGAACTCGGCGCGCTCTTCTCGGCCGTGCTGGAGCGGACCGAGCGCATCGAACGCGTGGGACCGCCGCGCTACAACGGCTCGCTCATCAACTTCGGCTTGGACAGCTGCCCGGTGCGTCTCACCCCGCGCCGACCGACACCACGGCGGCGGAACTTCCGCCGTCCTGCCTGA
- a CDS encoding TauD/TfdA family dioxygenase has product MPNWELDPGRPARIRVTGVTSARAAADWLRESHEEISAGLRQHGAVLLRGLPIATTEDVATVRDVLIPERTPYREKATPRSDFGNGVFSSTDLPPSQAIRMHNENSYTLTFPGLLLFACLTAPPEGGATPVADCRKVLRELPSELVARARATGWSLTRNYSGYISLDWRTAFGTEDPEAVNAYCAENLIDAQWRTDGTLRTRQIRPATLTHPDTGEESWFNHLAFWNEWSLEPEIRAALIDEFGPDGLPFNTGLGDGTALTRDEVAELNAVYEAATVRETWQRGDLMLVDNIGTAHGRDPFRGDRKIAVAMGAPVRMADCRPGVRPAATAAASTTDR; this is encoded by the coding sequence ATGCCGAACTGGGAACTCGACCCCGGCCGCCCCGCCCGGATCCGGGTGACGGGAGTGACCTCCGCACGGGCGGCGGCCGACTGGCTGCGCGAGTCGCACGAGGAGATCTCCGCGGGTCTGCGGCAACACGGCGCGGTCCTGTTGCGCGGACTGCCCATCGCCACCACCGAGGACGTGGCGACGGTCCGCGACGTCCTGATCCCCGAACGCACCCCGTACCGCGAGAAGGCCACCCCGCGCAGCGACTTCGGCAACGGCGTCTTCTCCTCCACCGACTTGCCGCCCTCGCAGGCGATCCGGATGCACAACGAGAACAGCTACACCCTGACCTTCCCCGGGCTGCTGCTGTTCGCCTGTCTGACCGCCCCGCCCGAGGGCGGGGCCACCCCCGTCGCCGACTGCCGGAAAGTGCTGCGCGAACTGCCCTCCGAACTGGTGGCCCGCGCCCGGGCCACCGGCTGGAGCCTCACCCGGAACTACTCCGGATACATCTCGCTGGACTGGCGGACCGCGTTCGGCACCGAGGACCCGGAGGCGGTGAACGCCTACTGCGCCGAGAACCTCATCGACGCGCAGTGGCGGACGGACGGCACGCTGCGCACCCGGCAGATCCGTCCCGCGACGCTCACCCACCCGGACACCGGCGAGGAGTCCTGGTTCAACCACCTGGCCTTCTGGAACGAGTGGTCCCTGGAGCCGGAGATCCGGGCCGCGCTGATCGACGAGTTCGGCCCGGACGGCCTGCCCTTCAACACCGGCCTGGGCGACGGCACCGCGCTCACCCGGGACGAGGTCGCCGAACTCAACGCGGTCTACGAGGCGGCCACCGTCCGTGAGACCTGGCAGCGCGGCGATCTGATGCTGGTGGACAACATCGGCACCGCACACGGTCGGGATCCCTTCCGCGGCGACCGGAAGATCGCCGTCGCCATGGGCGCCCCCGTCCGGATGGCCGACTGCCGGCCCGGCGTCCGACCGGCCGCCACCGCGGCCGCGTCCACCACCGACCGTTGA